In Nitrososphaera sp., the following are encoded in one genomic region:
- a CDS encoding carbohydrate kinase family protein, with product MSIVSKIKQLKIVGSIAVMPDFFVDRIVRLESKEMLFEALNEKAKSGGGSVRGVPTSDVKGGNAVNVAYALARLGFKVTLFTVASDIGAELIRRSFQKFGDRAVLRISPGRHGYTTSFEFPHQGTRVNVMVSDILDNSDFGPDRISADQDRAILKNADGVMVVNWASNLKGTELAEFAFSSSPSAFHMLDPADIETRKDEFLRALTANLAGKVDCLSINENECRLLSKACSLERTLGETFNPQEVADAAKSLAQKVGLSVDLHTKAGAAWSNGREVEFVHSIKVDARMLTGAGDVWDAADMVGYLAGLEPRERILFANCASSLYIRDAGGEPPEMTRIFELVERVQ from the coding sequence ATGAGCATTGTTTCAAAGATAAAGCAGCTAAAAATAGTCGGCTCGATTGCGGTGATGCCGGACTTTTTTGTTGACAGGATTGTACGGCTTGAGTCAAAGGAAATGCTCTTTGAGGCGCTAAACGAAAAGGCAAAGAGCGGAGGTGGAAGCGTCAGGGGCGTTCCGACTTCGGATGTGAAGGGCGGAAACGCCGTCAATGTCGCTTATGCCCTTGCCAGGCTCGGATTCAAGGTTACACTCTTTACCGTGGCAAGCGACATCGGGGCGGAACTTATCAGGCGGTCATTTCAAAAGTTTGGAGACAGAGCTGTCCTTCGCATCTCGCCGGGCAGGCACGGCTATACAACGTCCTTCGAGTTTCCCCACCAGGGGACGCGGGTCAACGTGATGGTAAGCGACATTTTGGACAACTCGGACTTCGGGCCGGACCGCATCAGTGCGGACCAGGACAGGGCAATTCTCAAGAATGCAGACGGCGTTATGGTTGTAAACTGGGCAAGCAACCTGAAAGGTACAGAGCTTGCCGAGTTTGCATTTTCCAGCTCGCCAAGTGCATTTCACATGCTTGACCCGGCAGATATTGAAACTCGCAAGGACGAATTTCTGCGCGCCCTTACGGCCAACCTGGCGGGCAAAGTCGATTGCCTTAGCATAAACGAAAACGAGTGCAGGCTGCTGTCCAAGGCGTGCAGCCTAGAGAGAACTTTGGGCGAGACATTCAACCCCCAAGAGGTTGCGGATGCAGCAAAAAGCCTGGCCCAGAAGGTTGGTTTGAGCGTCGACCTGCACACAAAGGCCGGCGCGGCATGGTCCAACGGAAGGGAGGTAGAGTTTGTGCACTCGATAAAGGTTGACGCAAGGATGCTGACTGGAGCAGGAGACGTCTGGGATGCGGCAGACATGGTAGGTTATCTTGCCGGGCTCGAGCCAAGGGAGAGAATCCTGTTTGCCAACTGCGCGTCGTCGCTCTACATCCGCGATGCAGGCGGCGAGCCCCCTGAAATGACCAGGATATTTGAGCTGGTAGAACGCGTGCAGTAG
- a CDS encoding 30S ribosomal protein S19e: MAKVYDVPADELIEKLAEQLRKEKRIEPPAWSAFVKTGAHAEKIPQNKDWWYVRCASILRKVYLHGPVGVSDLKVAYGGVKQVGYNLSHHRDAGGAIIRKAMQQLEAAGYIVKVQGKGRLISSEGMKKMDRLATEIHKEMIKTVPQLQRYA; encoded by the coding sequence ATGGCCAAGGTTTACGACGTTCCGGCTGACGAGCTCATTGAAAAACTGGCCGAGCAGTTGAGAAAGGAAAAGAGGATAGAACCTCCTGCATGGTCAGCATTTGTCAAGACGGGCGCTCATGCCGAAAAAATTCCCCAGAATAAAGACTGGTGGTATGTGCGTTGCGCTTCTATTCTACGAAAGGTTTACCTTCACGGCCCTGTCGGTGTTTCGGACCTTAAGGTTGCATATGGCGGAGTCAAGCAGGTCGGCTACAACCTGTCGCACCACCGAGATGCTGGCGGCGCAATCATCCGCAAGGCCATGCAGCAGCTCGAGGCTGCAGGGTATATCGTGAAAGTGCAAGGCAAGGGACGGCTTATCTCAAGCGAAGGCATGAAGAAGATGGACAGACTGGCTACCGAAATTCACAAGGAAATGATCAAGACCGTACCGCAGCTCCAGCGGTACGCCTGA
- a CDS encoding DNA-binding protein has protein sequence MSSPYSQAQPNDEEARRREAEAAAMRARVLNVLLDPQARQRLMNIKLVKPDLAAAVENYLINAASSGRLNRMLTDEELKQILIQLQQPKRDFRVNRR, from the coding sequence ATGTCCTCTCCATATTCTCAAGCGCAGCCAAACGACGAGGAAGCGCGGAGAAGAGAGGCAGAGGCCGCAGCGATGCGAGCACGCGTGCTCAATGTACTGCTAGATCCGCAGGCCCGACAGCGGCTGATGAACATAAAACTGGTCAAGCCAGACCTTGCCGCGGCCGTGGAGAACTACTTGATAAATGCCGCTTCATCCGGCAGGCTTAACAGGATGTTGACCGACGAGGAGCTGAAGCAGATTCTCATCCAGCTACAGCAGCCAAAGCGGGATTTCAGGGTAAACAGACGGTAG
- a CDS encoding zinc-binding dehydrogenase — MKAAVFREYNQDPKKVVKIEDIDMPKLKPNEVMIKVESASYNYNDLWAIWGEPVKTPLPHISGSDVAGTIVEAGEDVTKLKVGDRVVSHSNMSCRVCDMCTSGREYDCNDRQIWGFQTGPLWGGFAQYTHLPEVNVVKLPDAVSFDDAAAVSMVGMTSWHMLVGRAKIKPGQTVLIMGGGSGVGMVGIQIAKLYNCTVIATAGKQDKMDKCIELGADFAVNHREADWYKKVREITKKQGVDVVFEHIGKSVFPQEVGLLKMGGTLVATGATTGYDSTIDLRYLFFKGTNLLGSTQGTKAELEDVIHWVGKGKIKVVVDSKLPFSDMVEGHVMMAEAKQFGKILTSPQKL, encoded by the coding sequence ATGAAGGCCGCGGTATTTAGAGAATATAATCAAGATCCAAAAAAAGTTGTCAAAATAGAAGATATTGACATGCCGAAACTGAAACCTAACGAAGTTATGATAAAAGTCGAGTCAGCCTCTTACAACTATAACGACCTCTGGGCGATATGGGGCGAGCCGGTCAAGACGCCGCTCCCGCACATCTCGGGGAGCGACGTGGCAGGCACCATAGTTGAAGCAGGCGAGGACGTGACCAAGCTCAAGGTAGGCGACAGGGTCGTCTCCCACTCGAACATGAGCTGCCGCGTCTGCGATATGTGCACCTCCGGCAGGGAATATGACTGCAACGACAGGCAGATCTGGGGGTTCCAGACAGGCCCGCTCTGGGGAGGCTTTGCGCAGTATACGCACCTGCCAGAAGTAAACGTTGTCAAGCTTCCAGACGCGGTTTCATTTGACGATGCGGCCGCGGTCTCCATGGTGGGAATGACCTCATGGCACATGCTCGTCGGCAGGGCCAAGATAAAGCCGGGTCAGACTGTGCTTATCATGGGCGGCGGCTCCGGTGTCGGCATGGTCGGCATCCAAATCGCCAAGCTTTACAACTGCACGGTTATCGCCACCGCAGGGAAACAAGACAAGATGGACAAGTGCATTGAGCTTGGCGCAGACTTTGCAGTCAACCACCGCGAGGCTGACTGGTACAAGAAGGTGCGCGAGATAACAAAGAAGCAGGGTGTCGACGTCGTCTTTGAGCACATTGGCAAGTCGGTATTCCCGCAGGAAGTAGGCCTGCTCAAGATGGGAGGCACGCTTGTTGCAACAGGCGCGACCACCGGCTACGACTCGACTATAGACCTCAGGTACCTGTTCTTCAAGGGCACCAACCTGCTTGGCTCTACGCAGGGCACCAAGGCAGAGCTGGAAGACGTGATACACTGGGTAGGCAAGGGCAAGATAAAGGTCGTAGTTGACTCCAAGCTGCCGTTCAGCGACATGGTCGAGGGCCACGTCATGATGGCAGAGGCAAAGCAATTCGGCAAAATTCTGACGAGCCCTCAAAAGCTCTAA